The following are encoded in a window of Deferrivibrio essentukiensis genomic DNA:
- a CDS encoding peroxiredoxin yields the protein MSLVTHQAPTFEAEAVVGTGFQKVKLEDYKGKWVVLFFYPLDFTFVCPTEITALSDAYPEFKKRNTEIIGVSTDSKFSHLAWVNTPREEGGLGELNYPLVADFTKEISQNYGVLLPGGMALRATFIIDPDGKVQFELIHDLGIGRNVKEILRNIDALQFVREHGEVCPAGWEPGKDTMTPDPVKMKEYFKKNPAGHQ from the coding sequence ATGAGTTTAGTTACACATCAAGCACCTACATTCGAAGCAGAAGCTGTAGTGGGGACAGGTTTTCAAAAAGTAAAGTTGGAAGACTATAAGGGTAAGTGGGTTGTCTTATTTTTCTATCCACTCGATTTTACGTTTGTTTGCCCTACTGAGATAACTGCACTTTCAGATGCTTATCCCGAGTTTAAGAAAAGAAATACTGAAATAATAGGCGTATCAACAGATAGTAAGTTTTCTCACCTTGCTTGGGTAAATACTCCAAGGGAGGAAGGTGGACTTGGTGAGCTTAACTATCCTTTGGTTGCAGATTTTACAAAAGAGATTTCCCAAAACTACGGCGTTTTGTTGCCTGGTGGTATGGCTCTCAGGGCAACTTTTATTATTGACCCTGACGGTAAAGTTCAATTTGAACTTATTCACGATTTGGGAATCGGTAGAAATGTAAAGGAAATTTTAAGAAATATAGATGCTTTACAATTTGTAAGGGAACACGGGGAAGTTTGCCCGGCCGGATGGGAGCCAGGAAAAGATACTATGACTCCTGACCCTGTTAAGATGAAAGAGTACTTTAAGAAAAATCCTGCAGGACATCAGTAG